The following coding sequences are from one Diospyros lotus cultivar Yz01 chromosome 7, ASM1463336v1, whole genome shotgun sequence window:
- the LOC127805543 gene encoding uncharacterized protein LOC127805543 has product MDCTYKTNRYKYPLLQIVGVTSTELTFPVAFAFMDHEYKDNYTWAMERLQSLMGSNIFSRVVVTDRELALINAIHKVFPNATTLLCRWHISKNVLANCKKFFDRKETWEKFILGWQLVIFASTENEYERRLHDLTVEYHIYDNALDYVRNAWLNNYKEKFVATWTNKIMHFRNVTTNRAESAYAKLKRHLGSSQGDFESSWTIINSLIELQHTEIKGSFEKSLTLVQHNFKPEIFRELRGIISRNAMNMVLKETQIAQKIGVDKISCGCVIRSTHGLPCAHEIAEFIIQGRPIPLSVVHSHWRKLHLMQTTCDEDISSLLMIEPEIDTIYKKFQLESEAGKLVLKRKLRELVDPATTSLMAQSVKVKTKGKPSSKKKYHFDSSTKRDPSYFEIVQSSHDNTTPVIQSSSKIGKECKHSKSRVNVKYRLRGYDDSFPPNVQYFIHNIANVDSDGHCGFRAIAAFLGMSEQNWGDIRLNLIEELHVFRAEYSQLYGSNMRVDELMHALSCFESVAPPQHWMTLPDMGHLIASKYNVVLIHLSRLQCLTYLLLRSVPPPSLQHRIISIGFVNDCHFVQCFLNQTRQYLLLHSSGIDIELIVHENGKHHI; this is encoded by the exons ATGGattgtacatacaaaactaatagGTACAAATATCCACTGCTTCAGATTGTTGGTGTAACATCCACTGAATTGACTTTTCCTGTTGCATTTGCATTCATGGATCATGAATACAAGGATAACTATACATGGGCAATGGAAAGATTACAGAGTTTGATGGGATCTAATATATTTTCGAGAGTAGTTGTTACGGACAGAGAATTAGCATTGATAAATGCAATACATAAAGTGTTTCCAAATGCTACCACTTTATTGTGCAGgtggcatatatcaaaaaatgtacTCGCTAATTGTAAGAAGTTCTTCGATAGAAAAGAGACATGGGAGAAGTTTATATTAGGTTGGCAGCTTGTTATTTTTGCCTCAACTGAGAATGAATATGAACGTCGGCTTCATGACTTAACAGTTGAGTATCATATATATGACAATGcacttgattatgtgagaaatgCATGGTTGAATAATTATAAGGAAAAGTTTGTTGCAACGTGGACAAATAAGATAATGCATTTTAGGAATGTTACTACTAACAG GGCTGAGAGTGCGTATGCAAAGCTGAAAAGACATCTTGGATCATCTCAAGGTGATTTTGAGTCATCATGGACAATCATCAACTCTCTTATTGAGTTACAGCATACTGAGATCAAAGGATCATTTGAGAAGAGCTTAACATTGGTGCAACATAATTTCAAACCAGAAATTTTCAGAGAATTACGAGGTATTATCTCTAGAAATGCAATGAATATGGTCTTAAAGGAAACACAGATAGCTCAGAAAATTGGGGTGGATAAGATTTCATGTGGATGTGTGATAAGAAGTACACATGGTTTGccttgtgcacatgaaattgcAGAGTTCATCATTCAAGGACGACCAATTCCCTTATCAGTTGTGCATTCTCATTGGAGAAAGTTACATTTGATGCAGACTACTTGTGATGAAGATATCTCATCTCTACTGATGATTGAGCCAGAGATAGATACCATATATAAGAAGTTTCAATTAGAATCAGAGGCAGGTAAATTGGTATTGAAACGAAAGTTGAGAGAATTAGTTGATCCTGCTACAACTTCATTGATGGCGCAAAGTGTTAAAGTTAAAACAAAAGGTAAGCCATCctcaaagaaaaaatatcactttGATAGTTCTACCAAGCGTGATccatcttattttgaaatagtacAGTCTTCTCATGATAATACAACCCCAGTAATACAAAGTTCAAGTAAGATAGGGAAGGAATGTAAACATTCAAAATCTCGTGTGAATGTGAAATATAGATTGCGAGGTTATGATGATTCTTTTCCACCAAACGTACAATATTTCATACACAATATTGCGAATGTAGATTCTGATGGACATTGTGGGTTTCGTGCCATTGCGGCATTTCTTGGCATGAGTGAGCAAAATTGGGGAGATATTCGTCTTAACCTGATTGAAGAGTTACATGTTTTTCGTGCTGAGTATTCACAATTATATGGATCTAATATGCGTGTAGATGAGTTAATGCATGCACTCTCTTGCTTTGAGTCTGTTGCACCTCCCCAACACTGGATGACATTACCTGACATGGGACATTTGATCGCTTCAAAGTATAATGTGGTCTTGATCCATTTGTCTAGACTTCAATGTCTTACCTATCTTCTGCTGAGATCAGTACCTCCCCCATCACTACAACACAGAATTATTAGTATTGGTTTTGTgaatgattgtcattttgttcag tgtTTCTTAAACCAAACTCGCCAATACCTCCTGTTGCACTCAAGTGGCATAGATATCGAGCTGATAGTGCACGAGAATGGGAAACACCATATATAG